The following proteins are co-located in the Pararge aegeria chromosome 3, ilParAegt1.1, whole genome shotgun sequence genome:
- the LOC120637388 gene encoding cytochrome b-c1 complex subunit Rieske, mitochondrial-like: MTSVARAGHLAPYFKATSSVVSNGLKPLVVAPIPVDKLVSQPLPKTSTVQSLQGALPVQNLKIKHGPRMTQVRFAHTDIAYPDFSAYRRKDTLDPTSKATENVDGRQSFTYLIAGAGSVAGAYAAKSVVTQFVSSMAAAADVLALAKIEIKLAEIPEGKSVTFKWRGKPLFIRHRTANEIATEKSVPVDQLRDPQHDDIRTQDPKWLVVIGVCTHLGCVPVANSGDFGGYYCPCHGSHYDASGRIRKGPAPLNLEVPPYSFLEDGLLVVG, from the exons ATGACTTCTGTCGCGCGGGCTGGGCACTTGGCTCCATACTTTAAAGCCACTTCAAGTGTAGTGTCAAATGGCCTGAAACCGCTCGTTGTGGCACCAATTCCTGTCGACAAATTGGTGTCGCAACCCCTTCCCAAGACTTCCACCGTGCAGTCTTTACAGGGAGCTTTACCTGTCCAGAACTTGAAGATCAAACATGGACCTCGTA TGACTCAAGTACGTTTTGCGCACACCGATATTGCGTATCCCGATTTTTCTGCATACCGACGCAAGGACACACTAGACCCAACGTCCAAGGCTACCGAAAATGTTGATGGACGCCAATCGTTCACTTACCTTATTGCTGGAG CGGGTAGTGTTGCTGGAGCTTATGCAGCCAAGTCGGTTGTCACACAGTTTGTATCGTCCATGGCAGCTGCAGCTGATGTTCTTGCGTTAgctaaaattgaaattaaactgGCCGAGATCCCGGAAGGAAAGTCAGTTACTTTTAAGTGGCGTGGTAAGCCACTCTTCATTCGTCACAG GACTGCCAATGAAATAGCAACGGAGAAGTCAGTGCCTGTTGACCAGCTCCGTGATCCACAACACGATGATATCCGTACTCAAGACCCCAAGTGGTTAGTTGTTATTGGAGTATGCACTCATCTTGGCTGTGTACCTGTGGCCAACTCTGGTGACTTCGGAGGCTATTATTGCCCATGTCACGGCTCTCATTACGATGCTTCTGGAAGAATCCGCAAAGGCCCAGCTCCATTAAACCTTGAAGTACCGCCATACTCATTTCTTGAAGATGGACTCCTTGTTGTAGGATAA